The Listeria monocytogenes genome window below encodes:
- the nrdD gene encoding anaerobic ribonucleoside-triphosphate reductase has product MYVEQLNEQMVIKRDGRKANFDLIKIRNAVEASMKAIELEDEAFLEEILLEVVSELPNKADMTIDEIQQCVENTLMKSTYPDVARAYIEYRHDRDHERENITDMHKSVEKLLQKDKTVVNENANKDATVFNTQRDLTAGAVAKSYALKYMLPKHVSNAHLKGEIHFHDLDYSPYHAMTNCCLIDIEGMLSKGFTIGNANVESPKSIQTATAQIAQIIANVASSQYGGCSVDRIDEVLSVYARLNFEKHKKDATEWVVPEKQEGYAAEKTRKDIYDAMQSLEYEINTLYTSNGQTPFVTLGFGLGEDWFAREIQKAILKVRIGGVGKDKHTAIFPKLVFSIRRGTNLNAEDPNYDIKQLALECSSKRMYPDVLNYDSLVRLTGDFKVPMGCRSFLPAWKNENGEHVNAGRNNLGVVTLNIPRIAIQSGGDKERFWEIFHERMKTVKDALLFRLNRVRQARPENAPILYKYGAFGKRLQDGENVDQLFNKERSTISIGYIGLYEAATVFYGGEWEGDAEAKNFTLDILKELKSYADNWKDEYGYWFSVYSTPSESLTDRFNRLDKEKYGVIKDITDKDYYQNSFHYDVRKKITPFEKIDFEKEYPEFCSGGFIHYCEYPKMVHNTKALEAVWDYSYDRVAYLGTNTPIDKCYECNFEGEFVPTEEGFKCPSCGNTDPEKADVVKRTCGYLGNPMKRPMVHGRHVEISNRVKHMENLGE; this is encoded by the coding sequence ATGTACGTGGAACAACTTAATGAACAAATGGTAATAAAAAGGGATGGCCGCAAAGCAAACTTTGATTTAATTAAAATTCGTAATGCTGTTGAAGCATCTATGAAAGCAATTGAATTAGAGGACGAAGCATTTTTAGAAGAGATTTTGCTTGAGGTTGTAAGTGAATTACCTAACAAGGCAGATATGACCATCGATGAAATCCAGCAATGCGTCGAAAACACGTTAATGAAATCGACGTATCCTGACGTAGCGAGGGCCTACATAGAGTACCGCCATGACCGCGACCATGAGCGTGAAAACATCACAGATATGCACAAAAGCGTAGAAAAGCTATTACAAAAAGACAAAACAGTAGTAAACGAAAATGCCAACAAAGACGCGACTGTCTTTAATACACAACGAGATTTGACAGCAGGAGCCGTAGCAAAAAGTTACGCATTAAAATACATGCTACCAAAACATGTATCTAACGCTCATTTAAAAGGGGAAATTCATTTTCACGATTTAGATTACAGCCCATACCATGCGATGACCAATTGTTGTTTAATCGACATCGAAGGGATGTTATCAAAAGGATTTACGATTGGTAATGCCAACGTAGAAAGTCCGAAATCTATCCAAACAGCTACAGCACAAATTGCTCAAATAATCGCAAACGTAGCTAGTTCGCAGTACGGCGGCTGCTCGGTTGACCGCATTGATGAAGTTTTATCCGTTTACGCTCGTTTGAACTTTGAAAAACACAAAAAAGATGCGACAGAATGGGTCGTTCCAGAAAAACAAGAAGGCTATGCAGCGGAAAAAACACGCAAAGATATTTACGATGCCATGCAAAGCTTAGAATATGAAATTAACACACTATATACAAGTAACGGCCAAACACCGTTCGTAACACTAGGCTTTGGTCTTGGTGAAGATTGGTTTGCCCGCGAAATTCAAAAAGCGATCCTAAAAGTGCGTATTGGTGGGGTTGGTAAAGACAAACATACGGCCATTTTCCCGAAATTAGTATTTTCGATTCGCCGTGGAACTAATTTAAATGCAGAAGATCCTAACTATGACATTAAACAATTAGCACTTGAGTGTTCCTCGAAACGGATGTATCCAGATGTACTCAACTACGATTCACTCGTTCGATTAACAGGCGATTTCAAAGTACCAATGGGCTGTCGTTCTTTCTTACCAGCTTGGAAAAACGAAAACGGTGAGCACGTGAACGCGGGAAGAAATAACCTTGGCGTTGTAACACTTAACATTCCTCGTATCGCTATTCAGAGTGGCGGTGACAAAGAGCGTTTCTGGGAAATTTTCCACGAACGCATGAAGACAGTCAAAGATGCGCTACTTTTCCGTTTGAACCGCGTACGTCAAGCGCGTCCAGAAAATGCACCAATTTTATATAAATACGGAGCATTTGGCAAACGACTACAAGATGGCGAAAATGTCGACCAACTATTTAATAAAGAACGTTCTACTATTTCCATCGGCTATATCGGTCTTTATGAAGCAGCAACGGTATTTTATGGTGGCGAATGGGAAGGCGATGCAGAAGCGAAAAACTTCACGCTTGATATCTTGAAAGAACTAAAAAGTTATGCGGACAACTGGAAAGATGAATATGGTTATTGGTTCAGCGTATATTCAACACCAAGTGAAAGCTTAACAGACCGTTTTAACCGTTTAGATAAAGAAAAATATGGCGTAATTAAAGACATCACGGATAAAGACTACTACCAAAACTCTTTCCACTATGATGTTCGTAAAAAAATTACACCATTTGAAAAAATTGATTTTGAAAAAGAATATCCAGAATTTTGCTCTGGCGGATTTATTCACTACTGTGAGTATCCAAAAATGGTCCACAATACGAAAGCGCTTGAGGCTGTATGGGATTACTCCTATGATCGAGTAGCTTATCTTGGTACAAACACACCAATCGACAAATGTTACGAATGTAATTTTGAAGGCGAATTTGTTCCAACAGAAGAAGGCTTCAAATGCCCAAGCTGTGGCAACACCGACCCTGAAAAAGCAGATGTTGTAAAACGCACGTGTGGCTACTTAGGTAACCCAATGAAACGCCCAATGGTTCATGGACGTCACGTAGAAATTAGCAATCGCGTGAAACATATGGAGAACTTAGGTGAATAA
- the nrdG gene encoding anaerobic ribonucleoside-triphosphate reductase activating protein, with product MNNPKPCEWKSNELSRGYIADYKAFNFVDGEGVRCSLYVSGCPFHCEGCYNKAAQSFKYGKPYTKELEDDILKDIGHESVQGLTLLGGEPFLNTATCLSVVKQIRATYGKTKDIWSWTGYTWDEMMQETADKLELLSLIDVLVDGRFEQKLFDPNLAFRGSSNQRIIDVQKSLAADEVVLYEL from the coding sequence GTGAATAATCCAAAACCGTGTGAATGGAAGTCGAATGAATTATCCAGAGGGTATATCGCTGACTATAAAGCATTCAATTTTGTCGACGGGGAGGGCGTCCGGTGCAGTTTATATGTATCTGGATGTCCTTTCCACTGCGAAGGCTGCTACAACAAGGCCGCGCAATCATTTAAATACGGCAAACCTTACACAAAAGAACTAGAAGACGATATCCTAAAAGACATCGGACATGAAAGCGTCCAAGGCCTCACTTTGCTTGGCGGAGAACCATTTCTAAACACCGCCACATGCCTATCTGTCGTAAAACAAATCCGCGCGACATATGGCAAAACAAAAGATATCTGGTCATGGACAGGCTACACTTGGGACGAAATGATGCAAGAAACCGCCGACAAACTAGAACTTCTATCCTTAATAGATGTCCTAGTAGACGGCCGCTTCGAACAAAAGCTATTCGATCCAAACTTAGCATTCCGCGGTTCCAGCAACCAACGAATTATCGATGTACAAAAATCGCTTGCTGCTGATGAAGTGGTATTATATGAATTGTGA
- a CDS encoding acyltransferase family protein: MKGKEYDYQLSNIKGILIFLVMFGHFLLVMGPKEVAVIDVIYSFHMPAFIFINGIFSQKVTFKKIGRLLGLFIMFQPLFLLLGLLTGYYKNIDLKMLITPAFHLWYLLALAVWMLFAMYANKRGKYAVDVLLIVLVLLVVAITNRYFYGTQFLTITRILSFFPYFIAGFYLDRSGFNKLRIFLKKYKYICGIITLVLVIALYNLFSTQPDEFLNLFYGFLNKTTFSVTAVGYIVNVMASFFLAFLWIFLLIAIIPTKSTIMDIVGSDTLLPYILHPIIFYLMMTQRPFFMEQTMTFQLIFTILITIAIYGIFTMMLRKKVVRQLK, encoded by the coding sequence TTGAAAGGAAAAGAGTATGATTATCAACTATCAAATATAAAAGGTATTTTGATATTTCTAGTGATGTTTGGTCATTTTTTGTTAGTAATGGGACCTAAAGAAGTAGCAGTAATTGATGTTATTTATTCGTTTCATATGCCAGCTTTTATTTTTATTAATGGGATATTTAGTCAAAAAGTTACCTTTAAGAAAATAGGTAGGTTGTTAGGATTATTTATTATGTTCCAGCCATTATTTTTACTATTAGGACTACTGACAGGCTATTATAAAAACATCGATTTAAAAATGTTAATTACCCCAGCTTTTCATTTATGGTATTTGCTAGCGCTGGCAGTATGGATGCTGTTCGCCATGTACGCAAATAAACGAGGGAAATATGCGGTAGATGTATTACTGATCGTTTTAGTTTTACTCGTAGTTGCAATTACAAATAGATACTTTTATGGAACGCAATTTTTAACTATTACAAGAATCCTTAGCTTCTTCCCGTATTTCATCGCAGGTTTCTATCTAGATAGAAGTGGTTTTAACAAATTACGTATATTTTTGAAAAAGTATAAGTACATATGTGGCATAATTACTTTGGTATTAGTTATAGCCTTGTATAATCTGTTTTCTACACAACCAGATGAGTTTCTTAATTTATTTTACGGATTTCTAAATAAAACGACATTTAGCGTCACTGCAGTAGGTTATATAGTGAATGTTATGGCGTCATTTTTCTTAGCCTTTTTATGGATTTTCTTATTAATTGCTATTATCCCAACTAAAAGCACGATAATGGACATAGTTGGCAGCGATACCTTGTTACCATATATCTTACATCCAATTATATTTTATTTAATGATGACGCAAAGACCTTTCTTTATGGAGCAAACAATGACATTCCAATTAATATTCACCATATTAATTACGATAGCAATATATGGAATCTTTACAATGATGCTAAGGAAAAAAGTAGTAAGACAGTTGAAATGA
- a CDS encoding ABC transporter ATP-binding protein, with protein sequence MEDISLNIHNLQKKYDDKTIINNLSITINFNRKITLITGMNGSGKSTLAKIIAGIILPDEGTLQISNHINFSKWTKRTTYYLSSAERGMFYKLNGRQNIEYLTSLKGTNKNDVLKKLFTYCEKLNCIDILEMPAEKLSTGQKKKVFILSALCSNCQLLLLDEPTNGLDDESFYAFIEILAKLRLEKKIVLISHDKRFLDMPNIERIIFEKNGKIYWKGC encoded by the coding sequence TTGGAAGATATTAGTTTGAACATACATAACCTTCAAAAGAAATACGATGACAAGACTATAATAAATAATTTGAGTATTACAATTAATTTTAATCGTAAAATAACTTTAATAACGGGAATGAATGGTTCGGGGAAATCAACATTAGCAAAAATAATAGCGGGAATTATTTTACCTGACGAGGGAACATTACAGATTTCAAACCATATTAACTTTTCAAAATGGACAAAGAGAACTACCTACTATTTATCTAGTGCAGAACGAGGCATGTTTTATAAATTGAACGGCAGACAAAATATTGAATACTTAACGTCATTAAAAGGTACAAATAAAAACGATGTGTTAAAAAAACTATTTACTTACTGTGAAAAATTAAATTGCATAGATATTTTAGAAATGCCAGCAGAAAAGCTATCTACAGGTCAAAAAAAGAAAGTATTTATCTTATCTGCGTTATGTTCGAACTGTCAGCTATTATTATTGGATGAACCTACAAATGGGCTGGATGATGAGAGTTTTTATGCATTTATTGAAATTCTAGCTAAATTAAGGCTAGAAAAAAAGATAGTATTAATTTCTCATGATAAAAGATTTTTAGATATGCCGAATATAGAGAGAATAATTTTTGAAAAAAACGGTAAGATTTATTGGAAAGGATGTTAG
- a CDS encoding ABC transporter: MKKTVRFIGKDVSMMDYFGACIGTLKANILILFKYKKNLVSELIMFTGVYLAILILNDSSSVTKFYNASAIQGPILLLIGYMFWAFSDMALSSTANWISTDAKMGLLEPKVQSILPYPVQSFLLLLISILETIFILLVVVLISIFADKISWAQVPFIFLSVVILLPSVIGMFGMGLVFGGYAVKEKSLGNFVNLFAGALIIFSNTFIVGLPKIIYIIPFTSGVDFTSNLYVSGKADLGLLSINLFINTIWLIVGLIFFNYSLKKERTVGSFDTF, encoded by the coding sequence TTGAAAAAAACGGTAAGATTTATTGGAAAGGATGTTAGTATGATGGATTATTTTGGAGCTTGTATAGGAACGCTTAAAGCAAATATTCTTATTCTTTTTAAGTACAAGAAAAACCTTGTTTCGGAATTAATAATGTTTACTGGTGTATATCTGGCAATATTAATATTAAATGATAGCAGTTCAGTAACTAAGTTTTATAATGCTTCTGCAATTCAGGGACCTATTCTTTTATTAATTGGATATATGTTTTGGGCGTTTTCTGATATGGCATTATCGAGTACGGCCAACTGGATTAGTACGGATGCCAAGATGGGGCTGCTGGAACCCAAAGTCCAAAGTATATTACCTTATCCTGTACAATCATTTTTGTTACTTTTAATCAGTATTTTAGAAACAATCTTCATTCTTTTGGTAGTTGTTTTGATTTCTATTTTCGCTGACAAAATTAGTTGGGCGCAAGTTCCATTCATTTTTTTATCAGTCGTCATCCTTTTGCCGTCCGTTATAGGAATGTTTGGAATGGGTCTGGTATTCGGCGGTTATGCGGTTAAAGAGAAGAGTTTAGGAAATTTCGTAAACTTGTTTGCGGGCGCCTTAATTATTTTTTCCAATACATTTATCGTGGGTCTACCAAAAATCATTTATATCATACCATTTACTTCGGGTGTAGATTTTACGAGCAATCTGTATGTTTCTGGCAAAGCCGATTTAGGCCTCCTAAGCATAAATTTATTTATTAATACAATTTGGCTTATTGTAGGACTGATATTCTTCAATTATTCTTTAAAAAAAGAAAGAACTGTTGGTAGTTTTGATACTTTTTAA
- a CDS encoding Crp/Fnr family transcriptional regulator: MDALFNYKEFVRLSHEGNIKYEKLKVPKHTDIVNTASQRNNHVYLIVEGFVSISMNPQSNSIYTVLGKGSFVNYYSLFQGNVDNFLFTTLSPCIIYKYTFKDLEYFLSMFPENFGFQFFIMRDLARHAFFKSLFAETSSSDKLELSFSNIGKLHGSLYEKDSVILPKEMRTSTIAAYSNLSKSSFYKQLSLLKEQGTIWKNGREWVLRDKELYDYVKARQFVD, encoded by the coding sequence GTGGATGCATTATTTAATTATAAAGAATTTGTTCGCCTTTCACATGAAGGAAATATTAAATATGAAAAGTTAAAAGTTCCTAAACATACAGATATAGTAAATACTGCCTCTCAAAGAAATAACCATGTTTATTTAATTGTAGAAGGTTTCGTTTCTATTTCTATGAATCCGCAATCTAATAGTATTTATACAGTCCTAGGTAAAGGTTCTTTTGTAAATTACTATAGTTTGTTCCAAGGAAATGTAGATAACTTTCTGTTTACAACCCTTTCTCCATGCATTATTTATAAATATACTTTTAAAGATTTAGAGTATTTTCTTTCCATGTTTCCAGAGAATTTTGGTTTTCAATTTTTCATTATGCGCGATTTGGCTCGACACGCGTTCTTCAAAAGTCTTTTCGCCGAGACCAGTTCGTCTGACAAATTAGAACTTTCCTTTTCTAATATTGGCAAATTACACGGATCACTATATGAAAAAGATAGTGTTATCCTCCCGAAAGAAATGCGAACTAGCACTATCGCCGCTTATAGCAACTTATCAAAAAGTAGTTTTTACAAACAATTGTCCCTTTTAAAGGAACAAGGGACAATTTGGAAAAATGGAAGAGAATGGGTCCTTAGGGATAAGGAACTGTACGATTATGTGAAAGCTAGACAATTTGTTGATTAA
- a CDS encoding carbon-nitrogen family hydrolase: MWKLALCQTDVVFKYPDANYARIEKAIVEAAKNGADIAVLPEMWNTGYALNELAGVADLNGERTKEFLATLSEKHQIAIIGGSVSISEGNKFSNTMYAFDNYGGLLSSYKKVHLFQLMNEHLYLEAGNDKNLFRLDGVSCAGFICYDIRFPEWIRKHTSEGSEVIFVSAQWPAERVTQWEQLLIARAIENQAFVVAVNRVGDDPNNHFNGHSLVIDPLGNIVAHGGEDEGNIYAEIDLNLVAETRGIIPVFTDRRPELY; the protein is encoded by the coding sequence ATGTGGAAGTTGGCATTATGTCAAACGGATGTAGTTTTTAAATATCCTGATGCAAACTATGCACGGATTGAAAAAGCTATAGTCGAAGCTGCAAAAAATGGGGCCGATATCGCAGTTTTACCAGAAATGTGGAATACAGGTTATGCTTTAAATGAATTAGCTGGAGTTGCTGATTTAAATGGGGAGAGAACAAAAGAATTTTTAGCAACACTTTCTGAAAAGCACCAAATCGCAATTATTGGTGGCTCGGTTTCTATTTCAGAAGGAAACAAATTTTCTAATACAATGTATGCTTTCGACAACTATGGCGGACTACTTTCTTCATATAAGAAGGTTCACTTATTTCAGCTTATGAATGAGCACCTCTACTTAGAGGCTGGAAATGATAAAAATCTATTTCGACTGGACGGCGTTTCTTGCGCTGGTTTCATTTGCTATGATATTAGATTTCCAGAATGGATTCGCAAACATACTTCAGAAGGTTCGGAAGTCATTTTTGTTTCAGCTCAGTGGCCTGCTGAACGAGTTACGCAATGGGAACAACTACTTATTGCGCGCGCTATTGAAAATCAAGCATTTGTCGTTGCAGTCAATCGAGTTGGTGATGATCCCAATAATCATTTCAATGGACACTCGCTTGTGATTGATCCACTTGGAAATATTGTCGCTCATGGCGGTGAAGACGAAGGAAATATTTACGCTGAGATTGACTTAAATCTAGTTGCTGAAACGCGAGGCATTATTCCAGTTTTCACAGATAGACGTCCTGAGCTTTACTAA
- a CDS encoding methionine ABC transporter permease yields the protein MSLFFEEWGPILWQGFLETLTMTGITLVISLAIGLPLGVFLTLTRKGGQSENLVAYSILNWVINILRSLPFIILLFLMIPVTRFVVGTTIGIQGVIMPLVVFTAPYIARLMESALLEVDRGVVEAYQAMGISTPKIIWSVVIREARSGIVLGLTIATIGLIGATAMAGLVGAGGLGTIAYQYGFQRFEPTVMYTTIIILIIMVQALQSFGNFLSRRLKKD from the coding sequence ATGAGTTTGTTTTTTGAAGAATGGGGCCCGATACTTTGGCAAGGATTTCTAGAAACGCTGACAATGACTGGGATTACACTCGTGATTTCGCTTGCGATTGGTTTACCACTTGGTGTATTTTTAACATTAACGCGCAAAGGTGGTCAATCAGAAAACCTGGTTGCCTACAGTATTCTAAACTGGGTTATTAATATTTTACGTTCATTACCGTTTATTATTTTGTTATTCTTAATGATTCCTGTAACACGGTTTGTTGTTGGGACTACTATTGGGATTCAAGGGGTTATTATGCCACTTGTCGTATTTACAGCACCTTACATTGCTCGTTTGATGGAATCCGCCCTTTTGGAAGTGGACCGTGGAGTTGTGGAAGCTTATCAAGCAATGGGTATTTCTACACCGAAAATCATTTGGAGTGTCGTTATTCGCGAAGCTCGGTCTGGTATCGTTCTTGGCTTAACTATCGCTACAATCGGACTTATCGGCGCGACAGCAATGGCTGGACTAGTTGGTGCTGGCGGACTCGGAACTATTGCTTATCAATATGGTTTCCAACGTTTTGAGCCAACAGTCATGTATACAACCATCATCATTTTAATTATTATGGTTCAAGCACTACAATCATTCGGAAATTTCTTGTCTAGACGTCTTAAAAAAGATTAA
- a CDS encoding methionine ABC transporter ATP-binding protein has translation MIELHQVSKSFNVNGKTVEAVKNVSITVEKGEIFGVVGYSGAGKSTLVRCINLLERPDAGQVVIDGKNLSTLSSKELRVARRKIGMIFQGYNLLKTATVYDNIAKPLKLEGVPKDEIETRVNKYLSIVGLEDKRNNYPSQLSGGQKQRVAIARALAHEPEILLSDEATSALDPETTEAILQLLLKINAELGITIFLITHELDVIQRICDRVAVMENGHLVEQGTVLDIFTKAKHATTKRFVGSEASFDIPQDLLEKYVATGKLVSLHFIGDEADEPALALVSRKFDVLPSILAGGIDHLKNGTLGKLLVHLKGDEVEYSKAISYLKESGVVVEEVELL, from the coding sequence TTGATCGAATTACATCAAGTTTCAAAGTCATTTAACGTAAATGGAAAAACCGTAGAAGCCGTCAAAAATGTTTCTATTACAGTCGAAAAAGGAGAAATTTTCGGTGTCGTTGGTTATAGTGGCGCTGGGAAAAGTACCCTTGTTCGTTGCATCAACCTGCTTGAACGTCCAGATGCCGGCCAAGTTGTGATTGATGGGAAGAACTTATCTACCCTATCAAGCAAAGAACTTCGTGTCGCTCGCCGGAAAATCGGCATGATTTTCCAAGGATATAACCTACTAAAAACCGCAACTGTCTATGATAACATTGCCAAACCATTAAAATTAGAAGGCGTTCCAAAAGACGAAATCGAGACACGTGTAAATAAATACTTATCGATTGTTGGCTTAGAGGATAAACGAAACAACTATCCAAGCCAACTTTCTGGCGGTCAAAAACAGCGTGTGGCGATTGCTCGTGCTCTAGCGCATGAACCAGAAATTCTCTTAAGCGATGAAGCAACAAGTGCTTTGGACCCTGAAACAACAGAAGCAATTTTGCAACTGTTACTTAAAATTAATGCGGAACTCGGCATTACGATTTTCTTAATTACACATGAACTTGATGTCATTCAACGTATTTGTGACCGAGTCGCTGTAATGGAAAATGGTCATTTAGTGGAACAAGGTACGGTTCTTGATATTTTCACGAAAGCAAAACACGCGACAACCAAGCGCTTTGTTGGGTCGGAAGCTAGTTTCGATATCCCGCAAGATTTGCTTGAAAAATATGTTGCAACCGGGAAATTGGTTTCCCTTCATTTTATTGGAGACGAAGCGGACGAACCCGCTCTCGCTCTTGTATCACGCAAATTCGACGTTCTCCCAAGCATTTTAGCTGGCGGAATCGATCATTTGAAAAACGGAACACTTGGAAAACTGCTCGTTCATTTAAAAGGGGACGAAGTTGAATACAGTAAAGCTATTTCTTATTTGAAAGAATCTGGAGTCGTTGTTGAGGAGGTCGAGTTACTATGA
- a CDS encoding MetQ/NlpA family ABC transporter substrate-binding protein, translating into MRKLTKGLGILLASSLVLGLAACGGGSDDKALSTEKITIGTTAGPHQQIAEEVQKLAKKDGLEIKIKTFDDYNTPNTALNDGDLDANNYQTIPFLEQQKKDKGYKLDVAFKTVAFPMGIYSNDIKDLKNLKKGDKIAVPNDPSNEYRGLKLFEDAGVIKLKDGVEEKATKKDIAENPLDLEIVELEASQIPAQLDEVAAAAINTNFAMGAGLSINKDAIYHEPTKDNPYPNVFVVRTANKDDEVVKTLEKYYHSDEVKAFIEKEFNGSVVPAF; encoded by the coding sequence ATGAGAAAATTAACAAAAGGGTTAGGAATTTTACTTGCATCAAGCCTTGTTTTAGGATTAGCAGCATGTGGAGGAGGCAGTGACGACAAAGCCTTAAGCACAGAAAAAATTACAATTGGAACAACAGCAGGACCTCACCAACAAATCGCTGAGGAAGTTCAAAAATTAGCGAAAAAAGACGGTCTTGAAATCAAAATCAAAACATTTGATGATTATAATACACCAAATACAGCTTTAAACGATGGGGATTTGGATGCAAATAACTACCAAACAATTCCATTTTTGGAGCAACAAAAGAAAGATAAAGGCTACAAATTAGACGTTGCTTTTAAAACAGTAGCGTTCCCAATGGGCATTTACTCCAACGATATTAAAGACTTGAAAAATCTTAAAAAAGGCGACAAAATTGCCGTTCCAAATGATCCAAGTAACGAATACCGCGGTTTAAAACTGTTTGAAGATGCTGGCGTTATTAAATTAAAAGATGGCGTGGAAGAAAAAGCAACGAAAAAAGACATTGCCGAAAATCCGCTTGACCTTGAAATCGTGGAACTAGAAGCTTCTCAAATCCCTGCACAATTAGATGAAGTTGCAGCCGCAGCTATCAACACTAACTTTGCAATGGGCGCTGGACTTTCTATTAATAAAGATGCTATTTACCATGAACCAACAAAAGACAATCCATATCCAAATGTTTTCGTTGTTCGTACTGCCAACAAAGACGATGAAGTCGTAAAAACTTTAGAAAAATATTACCATTCAGATGAAGTAAAAGCATTTATTGAAAAAGAATTTAATGGGTCTGTAGTACCTGCATTCTAG
- a CDS encoding pyridoxal phosphate-dependent aminotransferase, with protein sequence MKISKRLQNLPDQFFSSLVEKVGKKVAEGHDVINLGQGNPDQPTPKHIVEAMKTASEKPLNHKYSLFRGKHELKQAAADFYAREYNVTIDPNTEVAILFGTKTGLVELPMCLMDPGDTMLLPDPGYPDYLSGVVLGEVQFEKMPLMAENAFLPDFTKIPVEVAEKAELMYLNYPNNPTGAVATSDFFEETVTFAKEHNVVVAHDFAYGGIGFDGKKPISFLETNGAKEVGIELYTLSKTYNMAGWRVGFAVGNSEVIEAINLIQDHMYVSLFPGIQDAAIEALTGDQTCVQELTARYESRRDAFISACKKIGWDAVAPAGSFFAWMPVPENFTSSEFADYLLEEVSVAVADGSGFGEFGEGYVRVGLLMDEERLEEAVARISKLHLFDKVTQK encoded by the coding sequence ATGAAAATTTCCAAACGCTTACAAAATTTACCAGATCAGTTTTTCTCTAGCCTTGTAGAAAAAGTTGGAAAAAAGGTGGCAGAAGGGCATGATGTCATTAACTTAGGGCAAGGAAACCCAGACCAGCCAACACCCAAACATATTGTGGAAGCGATGAAAACAGCTTCAGAAAAACCACTTAACCATAAATATTCTTTATTTCGAGGAAAGCATGAACTAAAACAAGCCGCTGCGGATTTTTACGCGCGTGAATATAATGTAACGATTGATCCAAATACGGAAGTAGCTATTTTGTTTGGTACAAAAACAGGCTTAGTGGAGCTGCCGATGTGTTTGATGGATCCGGGTGATACCATGCTTTTACCTGATCCAGGTTATCCTGATTATTTGTCAGGAGTAGTGTTAGGCGAAGTTCAATTTGAAAAAATGCCACTTATGGCTGAAAATGCCTTTTTACCAGATTTTACTAAGATTCCTGTTGAAGTGGCGGAAAAAGCAGAACTTATGTATTTAAACTATCCTAATAATCCAACTGGCGCAGTGGCCACAAGTGATTTCTTTGAAGAAACAGTCACTTTTGCTAAAGAACATAATGTGGTTGTTGCGCACGATTTTGCATATGGCGGTATTGGTTTTGATGGTAAAAAGCCAATTAGTTTTTTAGAAACGAACGGTGCGAAAGAAGTTGGAATTGAACTTTATACACTTTCGAAAACATATAATATGGCCGGGTGGCGTGTTGGTTTTGCAGTTGGGAACAGTGAAGTTATCGAAGCAATTAATCTTATTCAAGATCATATGTATGTAAGTCTTTTCCCGGGGATTCAAGACGCTGCAATAGAAGCTTTAACAGGAGATCAGACTTGTGTGCAAGAATTAACGGCTCGTTATGAAAGTCGCAGGGATGCCTTTATTTCCGCTTGTAAGAAGATTGGTTGGGATGCTGTTGCGCCGGCAGGTTCGTTTTTTGCTTGGATGCCAGTTCCTGAAAATTTTACTAGTAGCGAATTTGCCGATTATCTACTAGAAGAGGTGAGTGTTGCGGTTGCAGATGGCAGCGGCTTTGGCGAATTTGGTGAAGGATATGTCCGTGTTGGTCTTTTAATGGATGAAGAGCGTTTGGAAGAAGCAGTTGCTCGAATTTCCAAATTGCATCTGTTTGATAAAGTCACTCAGAAATAG